The following coding sequences lie in one Glycine max cultivar Williams 82 chromosome 19, Glycine_max_v4.0, whole genome shotgun sequence genomic window:
- the LOC106797420 gene encoding uncharacterized protein has product MGRARITLKLISNERSRRLTFKSRREILIKKTSEFSTLCGVEACLIVYDNGNGDVAPVTWPKEPVLVHPILQKYESQKNERPPKTFGIEDFLENRKNMVEADISKVHKQISNIKYPTWDPSFTNMEEKQLKAFITQVNAKIMACDHVLQNKHQSKANNIMQNMAWGSASSSHIPSQITPTPNNNGRVYVTNPINQFDGASNHGMNMQQVDACYGYIPTMAQESTNSTSSYPRQFNCLQNIPQSQPIFEDLKPLDYKNEMVDFSYQVDVPLDSTNQLGVYADWTNNQFGDFEDWINRPIDGSNQPVNGDLVGLDNKPNESILQNIPVQYQNKQQGGALHVLPPPLNGFQTDCYNVNF; this is encoded by the coding sequence ATGGGTCGTGCAAGAATAACCTTGAAACTCATCTCAAATGAGAGATCTCGTAGGTTAACTTTCAAGTCCAGAAGGGAAATACTTATCAAGAAAACCTCTGAATTTTCCACCTTGTGTGGAGTTGAAGCCTGCTTGATTGTGTACGATAATGGCAATGGAGATGTTGCACCAGTAACTTGGCCAAAAGAACCTGTATTGGTACACCCCATCCTTCAAAAGTATGAGTCTCAGAAGAATGAGAGACCTCCCAAGACCTTTGGTATTGAAGACTTTTTGGAGAATAGGAAGAACATGGTTGAAGCTGACATTTCCAAAGTGCATAAACAGATCAGTAACATCAAGTATCCAACTTGGGATCCAAGTTTCACAAACATGGAAGAGAAGCAATTGAAGGCTTTCATTACTCAGGTGAATGCTAAGATTATGGCTTGTGATCATGTGTTGCAAAACAAGCATCAAAGTAAAGCCAACAACATCATGCAAAACATGGCTTGGGGAAGTGCTTCCTCCTCCCATATTCCAAGCCAAATCACCCCAACTCCTAACAATAATGGGAGGGTGTATGTTACAAATCCAATAAATCAGTTTGATGGAGCTAGTAATCATGGAATGAACATGCAACAAGTTGATGCTTGCTATGGTTACATTCCCACAATGGCTCAAGAAAGTACTAATTCTACCTCCTCATATCCAAGGCAATTCAATTGCTTGCAAAACATCCCTCAAAGCCAACCCATATTTGAAGATTTAAAGCCACTTGATTATAAGAATGAGATGGTAGATTTTAGTTATCAAGTTGATGTGCCACTAGATTCAACTAATCAACTTGGTGTGTATGCGGACTGGACTAATAATCAATTCGGTGACTTTGAGGACTGGATTAATCGACCTATTGATGGGTCTAATCAACCAGTTAATGGTGATCTTGTGGGTTTGGACAATAAACCTAATGAATCTATCTTGCAAAATATTCCTGTTCAATATCAGAATAAGCAACAAGGAggagctttgcatgtcttgcCACCACCATTGAATGGATTTCAAACAGATTGCTATAATGTGAATTTCTGA